In a single window of the Flavobacterium sp. W4I14 genome:
- a CDS encoding ABC-type multidrug transport system ATPase subunit (product_source=COG1131; cath_funfam=3.40.50.300; cog=COG1131; pfam=PF00005; smart=SM00382; superfamily=52540): protein MNISLNSVGRRFNKEWIFRNLSAEFSSGNSYAILGPNGSGKSTLLSVLTGSLSPSEGEISFSDTKEISVENIYKYISLAAPYLELVETFTLRESIDFHFKFKNFAPGLDSKKLITILGLEKAANKEIKYFSSGMKQRTKLALACCTDTPILFLDEPTSNLDVQGINWYRELIENFGKDRLTIIGSNQIQEYDFCTKQIQISDYK, encoded by the coding sequence ATGAATATCTCTTTAAATAGTGTTGGCAGAAGGTTTAATAAGGAATGGATTTTTAGAAATTTAAGTGCCGAATTCAGCTCTGGTAACAGTTATGCAATACTGGGACCCAATGGCTCTGGCAAATCGACATTATTAAGCGTTTTAACGGGTAGCTTATCTCCTTCGGAAGGAGAAATTTCATTCTCAGACACCAAAGAGATTTCTGTAGAAAATATCTATAAATACATCAGCCTGGCTGCACCGTATCTCGAACTGGTTGAAACATTTACCTTAAGAGAGAGTATTGATTTCCATTTTAAGTTCAAAAATTTTGCTCCGGGACTCGATTCAAAAAAGCTGATCACCATACTGGGATTAGAAAAAGCAGCGAACAAAGAAATCAAGTACTTTTCATCTGGAATGAAGCAAAGAACCAAACTAGCTTTGGCATGTTGTACCGATACACCAATTTTATTTTTAGATGAGCCAACGAGCAATTTAGACGTTCAGGGAATAAATTGGTACCGCGAACTGATCGAAAATTTTGGAAAGGACCGTCTAACGATAATTGGCTCCAATCAAATACAGGAATACGATTTTTGCACAAAGCAGATACAAATATCAGATTACAAGTAA
- a CDS encoding elongation factor P (product_source=KO:K02356; cath_funfam=2.30.30.30,2.40.50.140; cog=COG0231; ko=KO:K02356; pfam=PF01132,PF08207,PF09285; smart=SM00841,SM01185; superfamily=50104,50249; tigrfam=TIGR00038): MAKASEVKSGNVLRFNGELVSVEEYIHRTPGNLRAFYQARMRNVKTGKIVEYRFRTDEEVTICRVETNDYQYLYEDGDYLVVMDNNTFEQYNIPKLLFGNSIKFLKEGMNVTIAFESDEPIVAQLPNSVELEITYSEPAVKGDTSTSAQKYATVETGAEIRVPLFINQGDKVKVDTKTGEYMERVK, translated from the coding sequence ATGGCAAAGGCATCAGAAGTAAAAAGCGGAAATGTACTTCGGTTTAACGGAGAGTTGGTAAGTGTAGAAGAGTACATCCACCGTACTCCAGGAAATTTAAGGGCTTTTTATCAGGCCCGCATGCGCAACGTAAAAACCGGCAAAATTGTAGAATACCGTTTCCGTACCGACGAAGAGGTGACCATTTGCCGTGTAGAAACCAACGACTATCAATATCTTTATGAAGATGGCGATTATTTGGTGGTGATGGACAACAACACTTTTGAGCAGTACAATATCCCCAAGTTGCTTTTCGGAAACTCCATTAAGTTTTTAAAGGAGGGCATGAATGTAACCATTGCTTTTGAAAGTGATGAACCGATTGTTGCACAATTACCTAACAGTGTAGAATTAGAAATTACCTACTCTGAGCCCGCTGTAAAAGGCGATACCTCTACCAGCGCACAAAAATATGCCACTGTAGAAACCGGAGCAGAAATTAGGGTTCCTTTATTTATTAACCAGGGAGATAAGGTTAAAGTTGACACCAAAACCGGCGAATATATGGAGCGGGTAAAATAG
- a CDS encoding elongation factor P (product_source=KO:K02356; cath_funfam=2.30.30.30,2.40.50.140; cog=COG0231; ko=KO:K02356; pfam=PF01132,PF08207,PF09285; smart=SM00841,SM01185; superfamily=50104,50249; tigrfam=TIGR00038), translated as MAKASEIKTGNILRINNELVTVDEWNHRTPGKGGAFYTGKFRNIKSGRIVEARMNTDEAVEICRVETNDYQYLYEEGDYLVVMDNNNYEQFNVEKSLFGSAIKFLKEGMNIIVSMESEEAIMAQLPNFAEFEITYSEPAVKGDTSTNALKAATLENGVEVKVPMFVNQGDKIKIDTRTGEYVERVK; from the coding sequence ATGGCAAAAGCATCAGAAATTAAAACAGGTAACATTCTTCGCATAAACAACGAGCTGGTTACTGTTGACGAATGGAATCACCGTACACCAGGAAAAGGTGGAGCATTTTACACCGGTAAATTCCGCAACATCAAATCGGGCAGAATTGTTGAAGCACGTATGAATACCGACGAGGCTGTAGAAATCTGCCGCGTTGAAACCAATGATTATCAATATTTATACGAAGAAGGTGATTATCTGGTAGTAATGGACAACAACAACTACGAACAGTTTAACGTTGAGAAATCACTATTCGGTTCGGCTATTAAATTCTTAAAAGAAGGCATGAACATCATCGTTTCTATGGAAAGTGAAGAAGCGATTATGGCTCAATTGCCAAACTTTGCAGAATTCGAAATTACCTATTCGGAGCCAGCTGTTAAAGGAGATACGTCTACAAACGCATTAAAAGCTGCAACATTAGAAAACGGTGTTGAGGTGAAAGTTCCAATGTTTGTTAACCAAGGGGACAAAATTAAAATCGATACCCGTACCGGCGAATACGTTGAGCGTGTAAAATAA
- a CDS encoding 5-formyltetrahydrofolate cyclo-ligase (product_source=KO:K01934; cath_funfam=3.40.50.10420; cog=COG0212; ko=KO:K01934; pfam=PF01812; superfamily=100950; tigrfam=TIGR02727), which translates to MLKAEIRKQALKERLLLSDTEYENLCEALLNEFKSLNFSQIKTLHIFLPITEKKEPNTFLLIEWLNKNHPEIKIIVPKADFETALMTNHEYLGVGDLRKNLYNILEPQKGNLHEGEVDLVLVPLLAFDKQGYRVGYGKGFYDRFLQDTNAQKIGISLYPAIEKIDDVNEHDIRLDFCITPTEIIKF; encoded by the coding sequence ATGTTAAAAGCCGAAATCAGAAAGCAAGCGCTGAAAGAGAGATTATTACTGAGCGACACAGAATACGAAAACCTATGCGAAGCGCTCTTAAATGAGTTTAAATCGCTCAATTTTAGCCAAATTAAAACCCTCCACATCTTTTTGCCCATTACAGAAAAAAAGGAGCCCAATACTTTTTTACTGATCGAATGGCTTAATAAAAATCATCCAGAAATTAAAATCATTGTGCCTAAAGCAGATTTTGAAACCGCTTTAATGACCAATCACGAATATTTAGGTGTAGGCGATTTAAGGAAAAACCTTTATAATATTCTGGAACCACAAAAAGGAAACCTACATGAGGGCGAGGTAGATCTTGTTCTTGTTCCACTTTTGGCTTTCGATAAGCAAGGTTACCGGGTGGGTTATGGCAAGGGTTTCTACGATCGTTTTTTACAGGATACAAATGCTCAAAAAATAGGCATATCTTTGTATCCTGCTATTGAAAAAATCGATGATGTAAATGAACACGACATCAGGTTGGATTTTTGCATTACGCCAACAGAAATTATAAAATTTTAA
- a CDS encoding hypothetical protein (product_source=Hypo-rule applied; cath_funfam=3.40.50.300) — MPQEIVIKTEKQYEDNMIAVFELQEKEELTAEDLKQIELMLQAGEKYEAEHL; from the coding sequence ATGCCACAGGAAATCGTTATCAAAACCGAAAAACAATACGAAGACAATATGATTGCGGTATTCGAGTTACAGGAAAAGGAAGAATTAACAGCTGAAGACCTGAAACAGATTGAATTAATGTTACAGGCCGGAGAAAAATACGAAGCTGAGCATTTGTAG
- a CDS encoding formiminoglutamase (product_source=KO:K01479; cath_funfam=3.40.800.10; cog=COG0010; ko=KO:K01479; pfam=PF00491; superfamily=52768), producing MDNLKIYSQGDIDHLIIARDGETKLGEGVNVYQHDEVASSSDRISVEGLKASSSKFVLLGIPEDIGVRANIGIAGAASMWRPSLVAFLNIQSNRFLNGEEILVLGHFEIDEPEDSSIMGLRNKVAQIDELVYPVIEKIVAAGKIPVVIGGGHNNAYPIIKGTSLAHKSPIGVLNVDAHADLRELEGRHSGNGFSYALKENYLNSYFMYGLHQNYNNEAILNRIDKNPKLKAVFFDDILTGTDFTDMVNEMGSVAGLEIDLDCVQNVLSSAETPSGFAVNDIRKLILTGAKNFSYLHVCEGAARMLDGRVSKLTAKLVAYLVSDFVKARNS from the coding sequence ATGGATAACCTTAAAATATATTCGCAGGGCGATATCGATCATTTGATCATCGCTCGTGATGGCGAAACCAAACTGGGCGAAGGGGTTAATGTATACCAACACGATGAGGTAGCTTCATCAAGTGATAGAATTTCGGTAGAAGGATTAAAAGCCAGTAGTTCTAAATTTGTCCTGTTAGGTATTCCAGAAGACATCGGTGTGCGTGCAAACATAGGTATTGCAGGTGCGGCCTCTATGTGGCGGCCAAGTTTAGTGGCTTTTCTAAATATCCAGAGTAACCGCTTTTTAAACGGGGAGGAGATTTTGGTTTTGGGCCATTTCGAAATTGATGAGCCCGAAGATTCTTCCATAATGGGTTTGAGAAACAAAGTAGCACAGATTGATGAGCTGGTTTATCCCGTAATTGAAAAAATTGTAGCTGCAGGCAAAATACCTGTTGTAATTGGTGGTGGGCATAATAATGCCTACCCAATAATTAAGGGTACTTCTTTAGCACATAAAAGCCCAATAGGGGTTTTAAATGTGGATGCACATGCTGATTTAAGAGAGTTGGAAGGTAGACACAGCGGGAACGGATTTTCTTATGCGTTAAAAGAAAACTACCTGAATAGTTATTTCATGTATGGCTTGCATCAAAACTATAATAATGAAGCTATTTTAAATCGAATAGATAAGAACCCAAAGCTTAAGGCTGTGTTTTTTGACGATATTTTAACCGGGACTGACTTTACTGACATGGTGAATGAAATGGGTTCGGTTGCAGGCTTGGAAATCGATTTGGACTGCGTTCAAAATGTACTTTCCAGTGCCGAAACACCATCCGGTTTTGCCGTTAACGATATTAGAAAGCTAATTTTGACTGGCGCAAAGAATTTTTCCTATCTACATGTTTGTGAAGGCGCAGCCCGAATGTTGGATGGGAGGGTGAGTAAGTTAACGGCTAAACTGGTTGCTTATCTGGTGAGCGATTTTGTTAAAGCACGGAATTCCTAA
- a CDS encoding imidazolonepropionase (product_source=KO:K01468; cath_funfam=3.20.20.140; cog=COG1228; ko=KO:K01468; pfam=PF01979; superfamily=51556; tigrfam=TIGR01224), producing the protein MLITNIKGLVGLHSKDKLVLRGGELDSLPVLENAWLLIEDDLIKDFGKMDSIPSHSSNLSPHISAEGRYIFPSWCDSHTHIVFAASREEEFAMKIQGKSYEEIAAAGGGILNSANKLQKASEDELFESASIRLKHMILQGTGAVEIKSGYGLTKDSEIKMLRVIRRLKDQFPIPIKATFLAAHAYPAEFKNNHQGYIDLIINEMLPQIAEEKLADYIDVFCEKGFFSVEETDQILKAGAKYRLKPKVHANQLSVSGAVEVSLQNSAISVDHLEESDEETIRTLRNADTIVTLLPSCSFYLGIPFADAKSFIKADLPVALATDYNPGSTPSGNMNFVVSLACIKMKMFPEQAINAATLNGAAAMEISENYGSITVGKKANLFITKPMPSMAYLPYSFGETQIETVILNGEIYNG; encoded by the coding sequence ATGTTAATCACAAATATAAAAGGCCTGGTGGGCTTACATTCTAAAGATAAATTAGTGTTGCGTGGCGGTGAATTAGATTCGTTACCAGTTCTTGAAAATGCCTGGCTTTTAATCGAAGATGATCTGATCAAGGATTTTGGAAAGATGGATTCAATCCCATCTCATAGCTCAAATCTCTCCCCTCATATCTCCGCAGAAGGTAGGTATATTTTCCCTTCCTGGTGCGATAGTCATACACACATTGTTTTTGCAGCTTCGCGCGAGGAAGAATTTGCAATGAAAATCCAAGGCAAAAGCTACGAAGAAATTGCCGCGGCAGGTGGTGGGATTCTAAATTCGGCTAATAAACTCCAAAAAGCTTCGGAAGATGAATTGTTTGAAAGCGCATCTATTAGGTTAAAACACATGATCTTGCAGGGAACAGGTGCCGTTGAAATAAAAAGCGGATATGGATTAACCAAAGACAGTGAAATCAAAATGCTTAGGGTGATCCGCAGGCTAAAAGATCAGTTCCCGATTCCTATAAAAGCAACTTTCTTGGCCGCTCATGCTTATCCTGCTGAATTTAAAAACAACCATCAGGGTTACATCGATTTAATTATTAATGAAATGCTGCCTCAAATAGCAGAAGAAAAACTGGCTGACTATATTGATGTTTTTTGCGAAAAAGGATTTTTTTCTGTCGAAGAAACCGATCAGATATTAAAGGCGGGTGCAAAATACAGACTAAAACCAAAAGTACATGCCAATCAGCTTTCTGTTTCGGGGGCCGTAGAGGTTTCATTGCAAAATAGCGCCATTTCAGTTGATCACCTCGAAGAAAGTGATGAAGAAACGATCCGGACGTTAAGAAATGCTGATACCATTGTAACATTACTCCCTTCTTGCTCGTTTTACTTAGGTATTCCTTTTGCTGATGCCAAAAGCTTTATAAAAGCCGATTTGCCGGTTGCTTTGGCTACCGATTACAATCCTGGTTCAACACCTTCAGGAAACATGAATTTTGTGGTGTCACTTGCATGTATTAAAATGAAGATGTTCCCTGAACAGGCGATAAATGCTGCAACATTAAACGGTGCAGCAGCAATGGAGATAAGTGAAAACTATGGAAGCATTACCGTTGGTAAAAAAGCGAACCTGTTTATCACTAAACCGATGCCTTCAATGGCCTATTTGCCGTATAGTTTTGGTGAAACGCAAATAGAGACAGTTATTTTAAACGGTGAAATTTATAATGGATAA
- a CDS encoding exodeoxyribonuclease-3 (product_source=KO:K01142; cath_funfam=3.60.10.10; cog=COG0708; ko=KO:K01142; pfam=PF03372; smart=SM01188; superfamily=56219; tigrfam=TIGR00633) — translation MKIISYNVNGIRAASTKNFFGWLQATDADMVCLQEVKALPLQIPEIIALIEQLGYHHYWFPAEKKGYSGVAILTRIKPNHIEFGCGEEWIDKEGRILRADFDDFSLMSLYMPSGSSGDERQVKKYEFMRFFDQYIGELRKEIPNLIVSGDYNICHTAIDIHNPKSNANSSGFLPEEREWMQLFFG, via the coding sequence ATGAAGATTATCTCCTATAACGTTAATGGGATTAGGGCAGCAAGTACCAAAAACTTTTTTGGCTGGCTTCAGGCTACAGATGCTGATATGGTCTGCCTGCAGGAAGTAAAAGCCTTGCCATTGCAGATCCCAGAAATTATTGCCCTGATTGAGCAACTTGGTTACCATCATTATTGGTTCCCTGCTGAAAAAAAGGGATATAGCGGCGTGGCAATTCTGACCAGAATTAAACCGAATCATATCGAATTTGGGTGTGGTGAAGAATGGATTGATAAAGAGGGTAGAATTTTAAGGGCAGATTTTGATGATTTTTCGTTAATGAGTCTCTATATGCCATCTGGATCAAGCGGAGATGAACGACAGGTTAAAAAGTACGAATTTATGCGGTTTTTTGATCAGTATATTGGGGAATTGCGCAAAGAGATCCCAAATTTAATTGTAAGTGGCGATTACAATATCTGCCATACCGCCATCGATATTCATAACCCAAAATCAAACGCCAATTCATCGGGCTTTTTGCCAGAAGAACGGGAGTGGATGCAGTTATTTTTTGGATAA
- a CDS encoding cyclophilin family peptidyl-prolyl cis-trans isomerase (product_source=COG0652; cath_funfam=2.40.100.10; cleavage_site_network=SignalP-noTM; cog=COG0652; pfam=PF00160; smart=SM00860; superfamily=50891), whose translation MKKILLFLCTFSMLSAFAAKPKNQYVRIKTEFGECIVRLYNQTPLHRDNFLKLTKSGYYNGVLFHRVIKDFMIQGGDPDSKNAKPDSLLGEGGPKYTIPAEFNDSLFHKKGVLAAAREGDDVNPAKASSGSQFYLVQGKVFTDQQLNNVEEKRLKFKIPEWQREVYKTIGGTPHLDRNYTVYGEIVVGSDMVDKIAALATDKNNRPKQDVKMEVTVLKRRAAKQLEKQLLQGFLKDKMVMGS comes from the coding sequence ATGAAGAAAATATTATTATTCCTCTGCACCTTTTCGATGCTTTCAGCCTTTGCTGCAAAGCCTAAAAATCAATATGTACGCATTAAAACCGAATTTGGAGAATGTATAGTTAGGCTATATAATCAAACCCCTTTACATCGCGATAACTTTTTGAAATTAACCAAATCAGGATATTACAACGGTGTTTTATTTCACAGGGTGATTAAAGATTTTATGATCCAGGGGGGCGATCCGGATTCTAAAAATGCCAAGCCAGACTCCTTGTTGGGTGAAGGCGGACCCAAATATACCATTCCGGCGGAGTTTAATGATAGTTTGTTCCACAAAAAAGGCGTTTTGGCTGCGGCTAGGGAGGGTGATGATGTTAATCCGGCCAAAGCGTCTAGTGGTAGTCAGTTTTACCTGGTTCAGGGTAAAGTTTTTACCGATCAGCAGTTGAATAATGTAGAAGAAAAACGCTTGAAATTCAAAATTCCTGAATGGCAGCGTGAGGTATATAAAACGATAGGTGGCACGCCTCATTTGGATAGAAATTATACCGTTTATGGCGAAATTGTGGTTGGTTCGGATATGGTTGATAAAATAGCTGCTCTGGCAACAGATAAAAACAACCGTCCAAAACAAGACGTAAAAATGGAAGTTACAGTTTTGAAAAGAAGAGCGGCAAAACAGTTAGAGAAACAGTTGCTGCAGGGATTTTTGAAAGATAAAATGGTTATGGGCTCCTAA
- a CDS encoding hypothetical protein (product_source=Hypo-rule applied; transmembrane_helix_parts=Inside_1_6,TMhelix_7_29,Outside_30_133) — translation MKLKQKIALSLAVFYAVSVMGLALSLHFCGGKLENVKLFSNEVSCKFCKDIPAEKKDDGCCKNTQVTVKVKDSHHSEAQVQIPKLFSIQLFLHPPVLEFLTNITPKFFSKISNKAPPLSSRIALHIFNCIFRN, via the coding sequence ATGAAGTTAAAACAAAAAATAGCACTTTCTTTGGCTGTATTCTATGCAGTTAGTGTTATGGGTTTGGCTTTAAGTCTCCATTTCTGTGGTGGCAAACTAGAAAATGTTAAACTTTTTAGCAATGAGGTTTCATGCAAATTCTGCAAAGACATTCCTGCCGAAAAGAAAGATGATGGTTGTTGCAAAAACACCCAGGTAACGGTAAAAGTTAAAGATAGTCACCACAGTGAGGCTCAGGTACAAATACCAAAGTTGTTTTCGATCCAACTTTTTCTTCATCCTCCGGTTTTAGAATTTCTAACTAACATTACGCCGAAGTTTTTCAGTAAAATTTCGAATAAAGCCCCGCCACTTTCCTCGCGGATTGCTCTGCATATTTTCAATTGTATTTTTAGGAATTAG
- a CDS encoding copper chaperone CopZ (product_source=COG2608; cath_funfam=3.30.70.100; cleavage_site_network=SignalP-noTM; cog=COG2608; pfam=PF00403; superfamily=55008), giving the protein MKAIKKFGIIMLFFAVKVSAQQISSADLQVTGLTCSMCSNATQKSLETLNFISSVKPDLNKNIFVLTFKKDANINLDLVRKKVQDAGFSVGGLTASFNFNQLKIDDKGQAVVDGNVYRFVNAKSKTLNGPVKASIVDKNFISGSAFKKQATTANSDAYASGTGVVNGKKTRIYHLVLS; this is encoded by the coding sequence ATGAAAGCAATAAAAAAATTCGGCATCATTATGCTATTTTTCGCCGTTAAGGTTTCGGCACAACAAATATCTTCAGCAGATTTACAAGTAACCGGTTTAACCTGCTCAATGTGTTCTAACGCAACGCAAAAATCGTTAGAAACGTTAAACTTTATCAGTAGCGTAAAACCCGATCTGAACAAAAATATCTTTGTTTTAACTTTTAAAAAAGACGCTAACATTAACCTTGATCTGGTTCGCAAAAAGGTTCAGGATGCTGGTTTTTCGGTTGGTGGTTTAACCGCAAGTTTCAATTTTAATCAGTTAAAAATAGACGATAAAGGTCAGGCAGTTGTTGATGGCAATGTATATCGTTTTGTAAATGCGAAAAGCAAAACACTTAATGGGCCTGTAAAAGCCAGTATTGTGGACAAAAATTTCATCTCAGGTTCAGCATTTAAAAAACAAGCCACAACTGCTAATTCTGATGCTTATGCGAGTGGTACCGGCGTAGTTAACGGAAAAAAAACGCGTATTTATCACTTAGTTCTTTCTTAA
- a CDS encoding hypothetical protein (product_source=Hypo-rule applied; superfamily=56925; transmembrane_helix_parts=Inside_1_4,TMhelix_5_27,Outside_28_270), which yields MKRILVLALIIIGAYTNGFAQELYVFTEPASNMPTKSIGVRITNEGMFNNPGFVSRTIPEVMIGFNKNLMTHAQAFLSDMDGKYRLEGGSLYAKYRFLSLDEAHSHLRAAAFGRISTSKRQTYTRDINLEGDNSGIQGGLIFTQLLHKLALSTTLGYAHAFENSDRQIARMPQPKNMLSYSLSSGYLVLPVVYKDYKQPNFNVYLELLGKTDPSSGQSYLDIAPALQVILNSTTRIDLGYRFQATGNMDNRYTKNMYLLRAEFNFFNVLK from the coding sequence ATGAAAAGGATACTCGTATTGGCGCTGATAATTATCGGCGCCTATACAAATGGTTTTGCACAAGAACTCTATGTATTTACCGAGCCTGCCAGTAATATGCCAACCAAATCGATTGGTGTAAGAATTACAAATGAAGGCATGTTCAACAATCCGGGTTTTGTAAGCAGAACTATTCCTGAAGTAATGATTGGCTTTAATAAAAACCTGATGACCCACGCCCAGGCGTTTCTTTCTGATATGGATGGAAAGTACCGTTTAGAGGGTGGAAGTCTTTATGCCAAGTATCGGTTTTTATCACTGGACGAAGCACATAGCCACCTTAGGGCTGCAGCTTTTGGAAGAATAAGCACCAGCAAAAGGCAAACCTACACCAGAGACATTAACCTCGAAGGTGACAATAGCGGCATACAGGGTGGATTAATTTTCACACAGCTTTTGCACAAACTGGCACTATCAACCACTTTGGGTTATGCACATGCTTTCGAAAACAGCGATAGGCAAATTGCCAGAATGCCACAGCCAAAAAATATGTTATCATATAGTTTATCATCAGGTTATCTGGTTTTGCCAGTGGTTTACAAGGATTACAAGCAGCCAAACTTTAACGTATATTTAGAACTATTGGGAAAAACAGATCCAAGTAGTGGCCAATCTTACTTGGATATAGCCCCTGCCCTGCAAGTGATTTTGAACAGTACCACCCGTATTGATTTGGGTTACCGCTTTCAGGCAACCGGAAATATGGATAACCGGTATACCAAAAACATGTATCTGCTTAGGGCAGAATTTAATTTCTTTAACGTTTTAAAATAA
- a CDS encoding hypothetical protein (product_source=Hypo-rule applied; cath_funfam=3.10.600.10; cleavage_site_network=SignalP-noTM; pfam=PF11827), whose translation MKKILGIVAVITIATTALTYAQSKTDVALNQVLTAYYEVKNALATDKKDLAIEKVKVLSAKVNAVNHKDLPAGQHKIFMEQAAIIKSKAAQLAGSNDIKTQRKAFEGISYAMIKTLRGLKFNSQTVYIQHCPMAKASWLNEKENVENPYYGSMMFDCGDVSETIKSN comes from the coding sequence ATGAAAAAAATATTAGGAATAGTTGCCGTTATAACCATCGCAACAACAGCTTTAACTTACGCACAAAGTAAAACAGATGTAGCCTTAAACCAGGTATTAACGGCTTATTACGAGGTAAAAAACGCTTTGGCAACTGACAAAAAAGACTTAGCCATCGAAAAAGTAAAAGTTTTATCGGCAAAAGTAAATGCAGTTAACCATAAAGATCTACCTGCCGGTCAGCATAAAATATTTATGGAACAAGCAGCCATCATTAAAAGCAAAGCGGCGCAACTTGCAGGCTCTAATGACATTAAAACACAAAGAAAAGCTTTTGAAGGAATTTCTTATGCCATGATCAAAACCTTAAGGGGTTTAAAGTTTAATAGCCAAACCGTTTACATTCAACATTGCCCAATGGCAAAGGCAAGCTGGTTAAACGAAAAAGAGAACGTCGAAAATCCATATTATGGAAGTATGATGTTTGATTGTGGTGATGTTTCTGAAACCATAAAATCCAACTAA
- a CDS encoding AraC-like DNA-binding protein (product_source=COG2207; cath_funfam=1.10.10.60,3.30.70.100; cog=COG2207; pfam=PF12833; smart=SM00342; superfamily=46689,55008): MKLHIKNMVCNRCKMVVKAELEKLGFKPLLVELGEVTLAENISGEDKIKISDNLTHFGFELLEDKKTQIAEQIKTAIINLVHYTQEPLKINLSAYLSEHLKLEYTSLSSIFSEVENQTIEKYFIAQKIEKAKEMLTYGELTLSEIAYQLNYSSVAHLSAQFKKVTGITPSAYKAASTDSRKTLDEVK, from the coding sequence ATGAAGCTGCATATCAAAAACATGGTATGCAACCGTTGTAAAATGGTGGTTAAAGCTGAGCTGGAAAAGCTCGGCTTTAAACCATTATTGGTTGAACTTGGCGAGGTTACCTTGGCTGAAAACATTTCTGGGGAGGATAAAATCAAGATATCGGATAATTTGACCCATTTTGGGTTCGAATTACTTGAGGATAAGAAAACCCAAATTGCAGAGCAGATTAAAACTGCAATTATTAATCTGGTACACTATACCCAAGAGCCATTAAAAATCAATCTTTCGGCCTATCTCAGCGAGCACTTAAAACTGGAATACACGAGCTTAAGCAGCATTTTTTCGGAGGTGGAAAACCAAACTATCGAGAAGTATTTCATTGCTCAAAAAATAGAAAAAGCAAAAGAAATGCTTACTTATGGTGAGCTCACGCTTAGTGAAATTGCTTATCAACTGAATTACAGTAGTGTTGCACATTTATCGGCACAGTTTAAAAAAGTAACCGGAATTACACCCTCAGCTTATAAAGCAGCATCAACGGACAGCAGGAAAACACTGGACGAGGTGAAATAG